A stretch of DNA from Halobacteriovorax vibrionivorans:
TGTGCTCTTTTTATTCAATTTATGGGTTATTCACTGTAATTTAAGACAACTTTACCTAGTAATTGGTCATTTTCCACCATTCGATGGGCATATGCTAACGACTCTTCATCAATGATGCCAAGATTAGCTGTTAAGAGAGACTCAAATGCACCAGCATCGATAAGCTCAGCTATCTCCTTTAACCTCTCCCCTTGATTTTCAAGAGAAGAACACTGACTCTCACCACAAAAAATAAAGTCCTGCTCAAAGCTTAAACGAGAATCAAAATACTTCATTACTTCATTCACATGCTGTGAAGAGATATCCCTATTTGGTCAATAAATTGTTAAGAATTGCCAATTATTAAATAATATTTGTGATGCTTTGAACGAGATCAAAAACTACTGATAAGTAATTAAAGTTTAACGACTTCTTAAAGGATAATGACTTTAAATAATGCATCAAGTAATATATGATTTAGCCTTATATCATTTAAAACAGGAAGAGAGATGTCAGCTGATAAAATCAAGCATAGTGAAGATGTAAGTGCTTCACTGAAGAACAAATTTGTTCAATTAATTGTAAAGAAACCAGAAAACCTCAAAAACGACTTCCTTTCAGGATTAACTGTTGCCTTAGCACTAGTTCCTGAAGCGATTGCCTTTGCCTTTGTTGCAGGAGTGCATCCGAAAGTAGGTCTTTACGCAGCTTTCATGATGGGATTACTCGCTTCGATTTTTGGTGGTAGACCAGGAATGATCACAGGTGCAACAGGAGCAGTTGCTGTTATCTTTGCACCACTCGTATATAAAGTAATGGAAATGAGTAAGTCACAAGGTATGACGTTTGATGCGGCCATGGATAATGCGCTAAACTACCTTTTTGCTGCCGTTATTTTAATGGGAATGATTCAAATCATTTGTGGGATATTAAAACTTGGTAAGTTCATTCGCCTTGTACCACATCCTGTTATGCTGGGTTTTGTAAATGGTCTAGCGATTATTATCTTTAAGGCGCAATTTAGTCAGTTTACGATGGGAGGAGAACTTCTACCATCACCTCAACTAATGACAATGTGTGGCCTAATAGCTCTTACAATGGGAGTAAGCGTATTCTTACCAAAATTAACAAAGGCCATTCCTGCCACATTAGCAGGTATCGTTCTCTCAACAGTCATTGGCTACTTTCTAAATGAAGCAAATCCAGGACTAGTAAGAACAGTTCTCGACTTTGTTCAAGATCAAGATAAATCAATCACAACGATTGCAGCAGGTCTTCCATCTTTTAGAATTCCATATGTACCATTCACAATGGATGCTTTTACTTTCATTCTTCCATATGCTGTTCTTGCGGCCGCAGTTGGTTTAATTGAGTCCCTTATGACTCTTCAACTTGTTGATGAACTAACTGATACTCGAGGAAAAGGAAATCGTGAATGTATTGGTCAAGGAATTGGAAACTTCGTTAATGGATTCTTTGGCGGAATGGGTGGTTGTGCCATGATTGGGCAATCAATGATTAATATTCGCGGTGGTGGACGAGGTCGTTTCTCAGGAATTACAGCAGCTATTCTTCTCCTACTATTTGTACTCTTTGGTGCCCCTCTAATTGAGATGATTCCACTTGGTGCACTTGTTGGTGTTATGTTTATGGTTGTTATTGGAACATTTGAGTGGTCAAGCTTAAGACTCTTTAAAAAGATTCCGATGTCTGATCTATTTGTTATTATCCTCGTTTCAGTTGTAACGATTCTAACTGACTTAGCAGTGGCGGTTGCTGTTGGTATTATTGTTTCAGCTTTAGTTTTTGCATGGGAACACGGAAAAACAATGCATGCAAAAAGAGAAGATAAAAAAGAAGGAACATTCTATGAATTAGAAGGCCCATTATTCTTCGGTTCAGTAACTTCTTTTAAAGACCTTTTTGAATTTAAAGAAGATAAAGAACACGTCTATATCGATTTTGATAACTCAAAAGTTTGGGATCATTCAGGAATTGAGGCCCTGCAAAATATCACTGAGCGTTATGAGCAAGTTGGAAAAAAACTTCATTTACTTAACTTAAGTAAAGACTGCCAATTGCTATTAGACAAAGCATCAAATATCGTGGAATTATCAGTAATTGATGATTTATCGACACATATTGCTGATGATCGACTAGATGACTAAGAATTTACTGTACAAAGACTTGATTTTACTAAACAATATTTCAATAGCTATTTAAAAAGGATTTAAATATGAGTGAAGCAAAAGGATTAAAGAAGCCAGTTAAGTTAAAAACAGAACTAGCATCAATGCTAGGAGAAACTGAACTTCCACGCACAGAGATTACAAAAAGACTTTGGGACTATATCAAGGAAAAAGGTCTTCAAACAAAAACTGAAAATGGAAAGCCTGAAAATGCAGGTAAGTTTATTGTAGCTGACGCTACTCTACTTCCAATTTTTAGAAATACAAACTCAACTTCTAAGTCTGGAAAAGTAACAGATCTTCGTAATATGAATGAAGGTGAGACAATCAACATGATGCAAATGGCTGCGATTGTTGGTGCAAATATCGAAAAGTAATTTTCAAAAGATATTCAAAAAAATATGAGAGGCCTACTTTGTAGGCCTTTTTATATGGATATCAAGACCAAGTTCTTTTTGGATTCTATTAAAATAGCCTTCTTCTTGCGGTGAGATATAAGAGATCGCAATACCTCTTCTCCCCCCACGGCCAGTTCTTCCGATTCTGTGTGTGTAATTTTCGATTTGTTGAGGTAGGTTGAAGTTTAAGACATACCCTACACCATCAATATCAAGACCTCTTGCTGCAATATCAGTTGCCACAAGAACGTGCATGGCACCCTTTTGAAACTCTTTTAAATTATAAACTCTTTGGCGTTGATCGCGATCAGAATGAATTGCACAGGCCTTAATATGATTCTCTTTAAGATACCTTTCTAATTTATTTGCCTGAGACTTTGTTTTGACAAAGACAATTATACTTTTAATATGGCGGTCTTTAAGAAACTTTAAAAGAAAGTCGGCCTTCATTTCTTCTTCAACAAGATAGGCCATCTGACGAATCCCTTCATGTCTTGCGTGCACTGGTGCAATCTCAATACGATGAGGGTTAACTAGAGTTCTTCGAGCTATTTCTTCAACAGGCTTTGGCATCGTTGCAGAAAATAAAAGCGATTGTCTTTCACTAGGAAGTTTGTCCATCACCTTATCAAGATCATTTTTAAAGCCCATATCAAGCATGCGATCTGCTTCATCAAGGACAAAGTATTTTAAATCATCAAGAATAACATAATCATCTTCTAATAGATCCACTAGACGGCCAGGTGTTGCAACCAGAATCTGAATTCCTTTAGCAAGCTTTTGAACTTGTTGCTTACGACTGTGTCCGCCGTATATGGCCATTGTCGATAAGGCAAGTCCCTTACCATATTGCTTAAAGCTTTCTTCTACCTGCATAGCAAGTTCACGTGTTGGCACAATAATAAGGGCCCTTACATGAAATGGATTAAGCTTTCTCTTACTTTCTTTGATTAAATGAAGTAGCGGAACACTAAAAGCAGCAGTTTTCCCACTCCCAGTCTGTGAGATTGCAATAAGATCACGCCCTTGTAAAACTGGTGTAATCGCTTGTTCTTGAATTTCAGTTGGTTGTGTATAACCTTTCTTTTCAAGAGCTGATAAAATATGTGGGGATAACCCTAAGTCTTTAAATTCTGCCATATGTCATATTTAGCAAAGTATTTAGGGGCCAGTCAACGAGTATTAATTTATAATGTCTTTATGGATATTGAATTTAATAAGCAACATCTATTAAAATTTGTCCAAATTCGTATGCCCTTTGGAAAGTATCAAGGTCGCCTTCTTATAGACCTACCTGATGAGTATCTTGTGTGGTTTTCGAATAAAGGCTTTCCACAAGGAGAGCTCGGCAAGCTCTTGGAAGAGCTGGCCGAGATCAAACTTAATGGATTGGAATTTTTATTTAAAGACCTTCGCTAGAAGCAATCATCAATATGTCTTTCTGGCATTGTGTGTCTAAGAGTGTGCTGAAATTCAAAACCACGAATATTTGCTCTTACATCCTCTATTAGAACAACCCCACACTTTTGTTCGTCAAGCTTGATTGTTTGCTTTGATAGCTTAATCTTAAAATCAACATCTTCAATTGAAGGATTGTCTCCGACGACGTCCTCTACGTTTCTCGTATCATGAGTAAATAAACAAGGTCCGTCCTCACCAACATTTCGATGATTTAGGAATGTTTCTCCAGCTAATTGCGGAACAATGACTTTTACAAAGTAAATGCTGCCATAACCTAGGTTCGTCCATTTTAATTTAGCGCTACTAATATCAACAGGTAGTTGAACCGTACGCTCTGAAATAACTGTCGTTTGTGCAAAGCACGTCAACGAAAATAATACAACTAATAATGCTTTCATAAATTCTCCCTACTCTTTTTCTTTATTGAAAAAGTTTGTTAAAGAGAAATTATCGAATTAAGCATCATAAATATAATGATTATAAATTATCATTGTGATTCAATATATTTATTATAGAGAAAAATGCTCCAAAAGCTGATTCCAACGATGTTAAAGAATAGGATTTGTAGAACTGAGAAGAACTTAAGTTTTTGTCCCTTATTAATGGCCATATAAAGTTTAAATAGGGATAGAATATTTAAAATGAGCGGAACAAATAGCATTCCAAAGATCGCCAAACGTAGAGAATCGTGAAGATAATCGATATCAAGCTTCTTTTTACCATCAGAAAGAGGTATCTCTTTTACTTCAACACCTTCTTTTTCTAGTAGGGACTTCGCTTGATAATAGTCCAATTCATTAATGGATATAGAATATTCTTTTGTGGCAGCACTATTGAGATAGATATGATCATTTAAGAGCGAGTTTGATGACTCGCTCTTAATTCCATGACTCTCCAAAAGATCCACAATATGTTTTGCATCCTCATGGATAAGCGTTGAATAGATCTCTCGTTTAACCACTGTTATTGACCAATGAGATCTCTAATTGCTGTTACACAATTGGTCTTCTTTTTCAGCTGAGGAAGGCCAGAAAGATTTGTGGCCGCATTGGCGCGATTGTATGCGCTATCTTCTGCGGATTGAATCCTTAATCGTTGAAACTCTCGGGCCTCGGGTGAAATTTCTCCAGTATAAGCTCTTCCTTCAGAAGAAATCGCAGAACGAGCTCCCCTTGGTCTTACTGCCCTTTCCCAATTAGTAAACTTTGGATTATTTGTTAATTGATCAGCTAATGGTTTATAAAATTTCATTTGCGTATAATGTTCAACATTAGATAATGCTTCACCAGCAAGTGGTCTAAATTCACGCATCTCTAGACCTAGATCATCAGTCATCTTCTTTAAGTCATCCATTAAACGATCTGGCCTTTCCAGATACTCTTCATGAGAAATACTTTGCATCTCACCAGAGATCTCATCATTTTTATTTAATGCTTTATTTAAAATTGCACGAAATAGCTTCATTTGAAGAGCACTCTCATATGCATCTCTTGGAGCATTAAACATTCTCACTTCGGCCTTGCGAATTTTTGGATTAACTCTAAAGGCAGGTCTCCACGGAACTTTTGGGTTAGAGATATCAAAGTCATCACTAATAAACTTAGGAGGAATCACATCCTGAAAATAGGCCGAAACATCTAAGTGCGTATAACGAGTCTTTCTTCCTACTCGCTTGTTAAAATATCCTTCATTATAAAGGGCCTTTTTTAGGTCTGCTTCAGAGCCATTCCAATTAGCAAGCTTTTGAGCAAACTCTTCACTAATATCGACAGGCTCTGCACTTTTAATACGATTGAGATCCTGAAATAAGAAAGCAATGACTGACCTGTATTCATGGAAAGTCGCTAGAAAACGAGCAAACTCTTTCGGCTTTCCTTCAAATGCTGTTAGATCAATATTTAAGTGCCCACCACCTGCTTTAATATATGGAAGGGCATTATTCTTTTCAAAAGTATCATATACTGCTTGGACTTCATCCATATTTGGTTCAAATTTTGGAGTAACAACTTCAATTGATCCAGCTCTAACAGACTCAACTAAGACTTCACCACTTGGGGTATAATTACGCCCAATACCATCCCACTCAATTCGCCATGAACGATCTTTTGAGTCTTTAATTTTATATGCGATATCTAAACCGTGACCGTGACCATCCTCAAAAAGTCTTTCAGGCTCACCTTCTCCACCTAGACGATCTCTTAGATCAACGGCCATCTTCTTTAGGTATTCTTCTTTTTCTTCTGGCGACATATCAACACGTGTTTGAAGCCAAGACATTTTTCCATCCATTAGCCTTTGGCGATTATAGCCTCCACTACCATCTTCAATCATGGCATAGTCACCTTCAAACTTTAAAGGGAATTTAGCTGAGTACTCAACTCCAAGATCGATTTTATTAACATCGACATTCATTCTTGTACCTGGTTTAAACTTATGAAAATTTTCTTTATCCGAAAACTTTCGAGCAGGCATCATATACTTCTTAACATCTTCAGCAATATTTGAAGATTTAACCCATTCTCTTTGTAAAGAGATTACGGCCTTCTTTAAATTCTCATAATTAGTATGGCGTAAACTTGCGACATCAATTAAATAGTCTCGTGTTAAATTCTTTAAAATAGCTTTCTTAGTATCCCCTAACATTGGGTTATCATCATACCAATTCCATAGAGCAATATTGTAACCACTTAATCCAGCTCTTCTTAGTTTTTGAGCGGCCCTCTGGGCCTGACTACGAGTTAGTCCAAAACGCTCAACCAGATCATCTTCATCAGGGTATGTTGAGTATTCTCCAATGATATTCCAAGAATCAGCTTTAGAGATCCCTGTAAAGTCACCGCGAGAAAAGCGAGATGCCATTGAAGCTTGAATAAAGCGAGCGACACGAGAGTTCTTTGTCCCCGATCTAAACTCAATTGATATTGAGTTATTAATAAAACGATCTTCATCATCGACACGAAGAGGGCCACGATTTGTTTCATAACCGTCTTCCAATGCTTCGATAATTTCATAATCATCAATAATGCTTTTATAATCAGCAGTTTCAATACCAGATCGTCCAGCTATTCCCTCCAAGACAATAAGGGCCTGAGCTGCTTTTGTTAACTCAGCTGCTTTTGAACGATTAAAGTTTCCACCAATAGGAACAACCATACGCTGGTGACCTGGAGCCTGAAATAACTCACCTCCGCGTCCCATCGTTTTCTTAAACCATGCGATCATTTCTTGAAATTCACCATAAGACTTCTGTGGTGCAAATTTAACTTCCCATCCAACAGAAGTGTCTTCAATTTCAGACATATACTTTTCAGGTGCTCCAAGATTGGGAACCATGTCATAGTAATCGTCAATTGGATCTACTAATGATGAGAACTCTCCTTTAAAGAACTTACGTCTAGTTCCAGGAGTTAAATAACTATATGGACTATTATTGGTCTTACTAATAAATTCTGACCATTTATTCATTAACTGTTCATGTGATGCTGTTTGCGGGTCAAAGTTATTTAAGAAGGACATATTAATGGCCTTATTTCGCCCCTTAGCATCTAATAACTCTTGTGCAGGATCATGGCGAACACCATCTTCATCAATCCATACACGTATCGATTCACCAGCTCGATTATTCATCCAACGACTAAAGAAGTCCCTAAGAAATGTAACTTGCTCTTCTTCATCCATCGAATAACCTTCGACAATAGCTTCAAACGTATGTGCACTTGGCCCAAAGATTCTTGTGACATATGAAGATGAACCCTCTTTTTCACCTCCCCAAGAAATGGCGCGACGGCCAGAGCCTAGGACTTGGGTTGCTTTAGCATTAAAGGCCACAGATGACTCCATCATCTCACCCCATACTTCATAGGCCGTTTTCTGACCGGAAGAAGCCGGCAGGCGACTTAAGAAATCTGGATAATCGTACTTTGCGACATAGACCTGTGGAAATACCCCGGCCAAGAGAGAAAAGATTAGAATTAGTGACGGATTCTTAAGAAGTTTAAGCATTGTTTCCCCTAATAATAAAAATACTTAAGACTTTATCGGAAACTAAGTTAATTAACTTGACGTAAAAGCTATACTACTCAATATATTCAACTACTTAGTAATATTGAACTTTTGATAAGTCCCACCTATAATGCGCCAATGAAGCCACGCAAGCCAAATTATATCCGTATTGTACTTAAGGTAATCCTCCTTATTTTATCTATTTATATCTGGTTCGTTATTTATAACGGTATGACAACTCAAGGATAGAACGTGATTTTAAAGTTACTTATTTCATTAATTCTTTTCTCATTTAATTCATATGCACTAGAGGCCGGCCACTGTATTAGTGACTACTCAACTAAGCGCTATATTCAAAATGATTTTTCAGCACCATATCCAAAAGAAGTCATCTTCACATGTCGATATCGTTGCCTTGATTTAGAAGGCTATGAGAGTGAGGAGATTTTAGGAACATCAACGATCACTGTTAATAGTTTAAGTGATGATGCCTTAAAAGTCGTTTGCCAAGGTGTGATCGTAAAGAAATCAAAATGGGGATACGAGTATAGCCGAACTGATTCATTCTACGCTCATTTTACTGAGATAAGCGAAATTAAGGATTGGGCAAATAAGAATATTCCTCTTGATAATTCAATTAGTAAGAAGCTCTTACGAGATTTTAAAAAGACGATTACTTCTGTTTATCAAAGTTATGAAATAGCGGGACGCTCTAATACTCCCGTTGCAAAAGAGTTCTCAAAAGCAGCACAAGTTTTAAAAGAAATGGCCAATCAACTGCCAGAAGATCAGAGTCTATTTAATTTATATCGTAAAAAGATTGAAGATTTAGATGGGAAAACTGGAAAAGATTTTAATTCAGAAAAGCTAATAATGGACCAGATACTCTTTGGAGCACGCTGGTCCATAAATATTTAAATTAGTCGCGACTATTTAACTTTGATAGTAATCTTAAAACTTCCATATAAAGCCAAATTAAAGTAACCATAAGAGAAAAGCTTGCATACCACTCTAAGTACTTAGGAGCA
This window harbors:
- a CDS encoding DUF3820 family protein, which gives rise to MDIEFNKQHLLKFVQIRMPFGKYQGRLLIDLPDEYLVWFSNKGFPQGELGKLLEELAEIKLNGLEFLFKDLR
- a CDS encoding SulP family inorganic anion transporter — encoded protein: MSADKIKHSEDVSASLKNKFVQLIVKKPENLKNDFLSGLTVALALVPEAIAFAFVAGVHPKVGLYAAFMMGLLASIFGGRPGMITGATGAVAVIFAPLVYKVMEMSKSQGMTFDAAMDNALNYLFAAVILMGMIQIICGILKLGKFIRLVPHPVMLGFVNGLAIIIFKAQFSQFTMGGELLPSPQLMTMCGLIALTMGVSVFLPKLTKAIPATLAGIVLSTVIGYFLNEANPGLVRTVLDFVQDQDKSITTIAAGLPSFRIPYVPFTMDAFTFILPYAVLAAAVGLIESLMTLQLVDELTDTRGKGNRECIGQGIGNFVNGFFGGMGGCAMIGQSMINIRGGGRGRFSGITAAILLLLFVLFGAPLIEMIPLGALVGVMFMVVIGTFEWSSLRLFKKIPMSDLFVIILVSVVTILTDLAVAVAVGIIVSALVFAWEHGKTMHAKREDKKEGTFYELEGPLFFGSVTSFKDLFEFKEDKEHVYIDFDNSKVWDHSGIEALQNITERYEQVGKKLHLLNLSKDCQLLLDKASNIVELSVIDDLSTHIADDRLDD
- a CDS encoding DEAD/DEAH box helicase, whose protein sequence is MAEFKDLGLSPHILSALEKKGYTQPTEIQEQAITPVLQGRDLIAISQTGSGKTAAFSVPLLHLIKESKRKLNPFHVRALIIVPTRELAMQVEESFKQYGKGLALSTMAIYGGHSRKQQVQKLAKGIQILVATPGRLVDLLEDDYVILDDLKYFVLDEADRMLDMGFKNDLDKVMDKLPSERQSLLFSATMPKPVEEIARRTLVNPHRIEIAPVHARHEGIRQMAYLVEEEMKADFLLKFLKDRHIKSIIVFVKTKSQANKLERYLKENHIKACAIHSDRDQRQRVYNLKEFQKGAMHVLVATDIAARGLDIDGVGYVLNFNLPQQIENYTHRIGRTGRGGRRGIAISYISPQEEGYFNRIQKELGLDIHIKRPTK
- a CDS encoding SWIB/MDM2 domain-containing protein yields the protein MSEAKGLKKPVKLKTELASMLGETELPRTEITKRLWDYIKEKGLQTKTENGKPENAGKFIVADATLLPIFRNTNSTSKSGKVTDLRNMNEGETINMMQMAAIVGANIEK